The following DNA comes from Gossypium hirsutum isolate 1008001.06 unplaced genomic scaffold, Gossypium_hirsutum_v2.1 scaffold_561, whole genome shotgun sequence.
TTTCTGACAACAGATTTGGATGGATCAATCATTTTGTCACTGTCTTCTCTGATCCCTTTCCCCATCTCTCCCTCTTATTTCATGGCGATCGTCGCTGCTTCTTCCTTCTTCGTCGGTAATTACATTCAAAAccatctttttattttacttgcaCCCAAATTCTTTTTATGATTGTGGATTAATTGGGAATAGACGAATGAAGAACaaagatttctttttttcttattgttttggTTAAGTTCCCATTCTGATTTCCATGTTTTAAAGCAAACCCTTTTTGTATTTCTAATCTTCGATGCCTGATTGGCTGTTTAAAGCTTAAATTAGATGAGATTTTATTATCTTAAATGTGCCTACATGCATGTAatgtttttttctctttattcaaGTTGATTTCTGTTGATGTGATGCAAATATGAAGCAAAAGAGTGTAATTGTTCAAGGTCTGGTTTTATCATTGTTTTTCTTCACTATCTTTTCTTGTTCATGCTCAAATTAGGGATGGGAATGCAATGAGAcggaaataatttataaatatttcaggaattttaaaagatgatttgttaatatttaagtagCTAAAAAAGAAAACTTTCGCTTGGAACGGTTTATTAGATTCAGTAACCCTTTCTGTGGAAATCATCAGAATACCTACATGCAAATGGGCACACTTCATGTTCTTTAATTTAGTTGTCTTTCTGGGTTTTTCccccttttaatattattttaaatttatgaaaagggATTGGGAAAGCAATTTGCTTTTCCTAATAGTGAACcaataataaatttcattttcacaaGAAGTGACCTCTTGCTAGGTAATTGGTAAATAGTGGTGAGCAGAATTCGGTCTAAACCGACAAGATTGACCTGAACTGGCATGATTCGGTCAGTTCAGTTCAATTAAAACGATTTCATACTTGGTTGGTTATGAGCTTtggtttaaataagttaatttggGCTTTTTTCAAATTGTGAAATGAGTAACCAAACTGATTGACTCAACCAACTTATAATAAATatgtttatgtatttttaaacataattatataatatataatatacaaatattttatctAAATCCAACCCAATTACCATTCTCACTAAGTTGGTTAATCGAGATAACTACCCAAACTAACTCAGTTTGGTTATTTCAATTATGATATCATGGTCATGGTTACCGGTTATTTTAAATTGGGGTCAATTTCAGTTTTTCTAACCGAGCAGGTTGATTGCATGCTCTGGATTCTATACTTGATTTCCTCTGTCAATGTTGGGCGATTAAAATGTATAGAGTATATGATTCAGTGTATTATACTAGGTCTTATACTCAAGTTCTTTCTTACACCGACATAAAATTCTAAAGTTATGCACATTTCGTGAATATTTGTTCATACATCTTTGTTTATTAGTGTGGCTAATTCTAATGTTTGCATTTGCATTTTCATGGCATCTTTTGATAACTCTTTCCTGTTGAACTATGCTATTAGGTTCTTCCCAGTGTCATTTATGTCAAGTAGAAGGGGCTTATTACTCACCGTTACTTGGTGTCAACAATGGTTGGATCAGACATACTTTTGATGGTTGCAAAGTGACAGACTCGCCCAGCATAAGGTGTGCAATAGTTAAATAGGTCTGAGTTTATCTGGAAAAGAGAAAACCGTTTCTGTATTGAGTAAAACTTTTGTTATTCAATTACCTATGTTCAACGCTCATGTCTGATGAGTATTCAGGACATTGAAATGGGGATATAACCCTCCTAATATGtggaaaaacttcaaaaaaagaaTCGAACCTGCCTGTGTCGGACTACTACCTGTATGACACTCATACTTGAGTATAGTAACTTAGAGTTAAATAATGATCATTGCATATGTTTTGTTATGGTCTTTTCCGGGGAGAGTTTCATGTATTATTGTAATGTCATCTGATGAGAAGGTCATCACCGGATGACATTTTATTATCTGGTCTTCTCAGCTGATTTGTCTTTAAATCCAATTGGTTGAGATGCAGTTTTCCATTTTAGTGTCAGATGCAGGAACCCGTTTTTTGGATCAACACAATTTCATTGGGTGTCTGTGGGACGCGATCTTTCcctttcaaaagttttagttgctGCGGATTATTCTGATTCTGTTCCTAATTCATCGAGTTATGAAAGCAACCAAGGTTATCACCCTCTTGAAGAACTTAAAGTTTGCAAAAGGATCCAGGAGATACAACTGTCATCAGCTGAAATAGGAAGGACAACTGTCGAGGTGAATTTTATAATTActgaattggaaaaaaaaaaaaaaacttagtttagACAATTTGAAATGAGTTGAATTTATTTGATAGTGTCATCAGTGTGTTAGACTGACGACATAAACATCCTTGTTACTTGGACTCAGTTGTGAGTGTCAGATGCAAGGATGTGTCCAACACTGGTATGTTAAACATTTTTTCAAGATTTTTTAGGTATTTGGAGATTTCTTCAAGGTTCATATCCAAATACCTATGTACAGGCTTGTGTTCAATATAAGTCTCAGACATGTGCACTTGAAAAAAAGTTAAGAGTCGGAGCAACATGGATAAACATAACTTCCTCTGCAACAAGAATTCATGTTTATGCTTTTCTAGTTTTTGCTTGCCTTAGGCAAACAGCAGCGCTTTGCTAGTCTTTCCTGGGACAGTACATTCTGAACCTCATGAACAGATTTCATGGGCTGAGTTTCGATATGTTGTTGATGATTATGGAGGTAAGTTTATGGGAGACCACCTTTGAGCTCTATTAGGCTTTTATTCCCGTCAAGGCTTTAGGATTTGTCTCCAGTTTCCTTGTATATGTATACAAATGAGCACACACctacatatgcatatatatattaaaccatTAGTTCTCTTTCTGTGTTAACCTAATTTATGTGTTATCTTTTGTTTCAAATTTAGAtatcttttttgaaattttggatgATGAGAACATCTTAAAAGATCGCGGAGCGAGTAACCTTGTGGTGAGGATATCATTTCTACTCAACTGTTGTTTTGATTTTCTAGCTCAAGTTTAGTGCCACTCGTTACTTCAAAATTACGTGTCATTTGGCTAATCATTTAGAAGCCACTAGTGTAACAGTTTCATGCGTTGCAACGTTGTTTTGACTCTTCATCTTTTTTTAAGTTTACGTGTGTGACACATATTTGGACATGGGTATTGGAATATGATTCTCAAAAGATCcttcaaatacatggaaaaagcTTCTAAAAATTGAATATACTCGTGTCAAATACATACTTGTATCCGATGCTCTCATATGAGTATGAGAATCCAATGGAATGGTAATTAGTTAAGCTTGTTGAGATATCATAGCAAAATCTATGTTACTCAGGCTCAAGTGTGAGTGTTTAATAAGGGTGTGTCCAACATAGGTATATTTAAGTTTGTTCCGTGTATCTGGAGGGTTCTTAGAGGGTTATACTCTTGCCGAAATATATGTTGGACATGGTTATTTCAAGAAAAGTGAAGAGAGCCAGAACACCATAGACTACAACAAATGTTAAAAATGGAAATGCTAACAGTTGATTGACGGAATTATGTTTTCTAAGTAGCTCTACATTTTCACTTGGCTTTAATTCCTATTCAATGAGTGCCATATTCTAAAATTTGTAATGATTTCTTTTCTTTCAGAATGTTCTGATTGGGATGGACATTCCTGTACGAGAGAATAACCAGGCAGTCGGTGACTTCAACTATTCAGACATCGGGATTGATGACGAAGTTCCTTTtgatgatgaatattttgagGTTAGAAACCACTGATTATTGACTTCTGAAGTGAAATCTGTGATATTCTCTTTTGTTAATTTTGGCTACTCAAGTCCCATTCACGTAAATAGGTTATGGATTCTGAAATATACGAGGCTCCGGTTCGTTGGGGGATGCCAGATTCGGCTGATAGCAGCTGGGTTCATCCTATTTATTTTGCCAAGTGCTTGATGAAGGTGATTGTGCCTGGGTTTCCCTTAAGTACAAGTCATATTATAAGTTTTAATTGTACTCAATGACTATGTTACTCGGACTCTAGACTGATGGGTTATGCATCTGACACGGGTATGCTCAAGTTTTCTTAGTTTGTCTATATATATGGTGGATTATACCTTATGCCCATGCTGAGTATGTGTCAAACACAAGTCTTGGACACTGATACTTAAAGAAAAATAGAGTTCCAAGTAACATGGTTCAATGATATCAAGGATGAAGCAAGGCCGGTATGCCCCCCGGCTAAACAGGATAATTACAGTTATAGCCCCTCGTAATAATCAATTAGTTAATTTAAGCATTTTTGAACCtttgattcatggaaaaattGCATTTTTCCCTCTAAAAAAGTAGTAATTctcatttcttttggcctaaccaaaaaaaaaaaaaaagtaattcaaTTTAAACCCTTTTAACAAAATTTGTTAGCTTTGGCCCTCctaagattttataattttatatcggTCGCTGAATGATATTATGAGTTTTTATCCTTTTCTCTCTCCAATATGCTGCTAAGACAGTTTTTATCATGAGTTTGATAAGGCAGAAGCCTTAATTGGATCAAAGAGAATTCATGAGATGATGAGTAGATGCGTATTTGCATTTTGAATTTATAGGTAACTCTGTTTACACTTAGTTTCTGCATTCATGCAGGCTGTTCATGTAGAACATGACAGGAAAATGGACCATCCCTCTAATGGTGTTTCGATTGTCGGT
Coding sequences within:
- the LOC107959970 gene encoding uncharacterized protein At3g49140 isoform X2, which codes for MAIVAASSFFVGSSQCHLCQVEGAYYSPLLGVNNGWIRHTFDGCKVTDSPSISVRCRNPFFGSTQFHWVSVGRDLSLSKVLVAADYSDSVPNSSSYESNQGYHPLEELKVCKRIQEIQLSSAEIGRTTVEANSSALLVFPGTVHSEPHEQISWAEFRYVVDDYGDIFFEILDDENILKDRGASNLVNVLIGMDIPVRENNQAVGDFNYSDIGIDDEVPFDDEYFEAVHVEHDRKMDHPSNGVSIVGCLRPAFADEESYLRRLFHFDYDEGYTSDWKDGEAPKPSSKYGGSKSGSILYRLEIMRIQLFSVYGAQSLISLKDFQDAEPDVLVHSTSAILERFSEKGIRCNVALKSLCKKKGLQIEEANLIGVDSLGIDVRIFSGVEVRTCRFPFKIRAMSEAAAEKKIRQLLFPRSRRKKFQSHGDELRDPGP
- the LOC107959970 gene encoding uncharacterized protein At3g49140 isoform X1, yielding MAIVAASSFFVGSSQCHLCQVEGAYYSPLLGVNNGWIRHTFDGCKVTDSPSISVRCRNPFFGSTQFHWVSVGRDLSLSKVLVAADYSDSVPNSSSYESNQGYHPLEELKVCKRIQEIQLSSAEIGRTTVEANSSALLVFPGTVHSEPHEQISWAEFRYVVDDYGDIFFEILDDENILKDRGASNLVNVLIGMDIPVRENNQAVGDFNYSDIGIDDEVPFDDEYFEVMDSEIYEAPVRWGMPDSADSSWVHPIYFAKCLMKAVHVEHDRKMDHPSNGVSIVGCLRPAFADEESYLRRLFHFDYDEGYTSDWKDGEAPKPSSKYGGSKSGSILYRLEIMRIQLFSVYGAQSLISLKDFQDAEPDVLVHSTSAILERFSEKGIRCNVALKSLCKKKGLQIEEANLIGVDSLGIDVRIFSGVEVRTCRFPFKIRAMSEAAAEKKIRQLLFPRSRRKKFQSHGDELRDPGP
- the LOC107959970 gene encoding uncharacterized protein At3g49140 isoform X3 — its product is MAIVAASSFFVGSSQCHLCQVEGAYYSPLLGVNNGWIRHTFDGCKVTDSPSISVRCRNPFFGSTQFHWVSVGRDLSLSKVLVAADYSDSVPNSSSYESNQGYHPLEELKVCKRIQEIQLSSAEIGRTTVENVLIGMDIPVRENNQAVGDFNYSDIGIDDEVPFDDEYFEVMDSEIYEAPVRWGMPDSADSSWVHPIYFAKCLMKAVHVEHDRKMDHPSNGVSIVGCLRPAFADEESYLRRLFHFDYDEGYTSDWKDGEAPKPSSKYGGSKSGSILYRLEIMRIQLFSVYGAQSLISLKDFQDAEPDVLVHSTSAILERFSEKGIRCNVALKSLCKKKGLQIEEANLIGVDSLGIDVRIFSGVEVRTCRFPFKIRAMSEAAAEKKIRQLLFPRSRRKKFQSHGDELRDPGP
- the LOC107959970 gene encoding uncharacterized protein isoform X4 codes for the protein MAIVAASSFFVGSSQCHLCQVEGAYYSPLLGVNNGWIRHTFDGCKVTDSPSISVRCRNPFFGSTQFHWVSVGRDLSLSKVLVAADYSDSVPNSSSYESNQGYHPLEELKVCKRIQEIQLSSAEIGRTTVENVLIGMDIPVRENNQAVGDFNYSDIGIDDEVPFDDEYFEAVHVEHDRKMDHPSNGVSIVGCLRPAFADEESYLRRLFHFDYDEGYTSDWKDGEAPKPSSKYGGSKSGSILYRLEIMRIQLFSVYGAQSLISLKDFQDAEPDVLVHSTSAILERFSEKGIRCNVALKSLCKKKGLQIEEANLIGVDSLGIDVRIFSGVEVRTCRFPFKIRAMSEAAAEKKIRQLLFPRSRRKKFQSHGDELRDPGP